The following proteins are encoded in a genomic region of Arcobacter cloacae:
- a CDS encoding helix-turn-helix transcriptional regulator, whose translation MKEFNFELIFKLVDNQDSNEYLDVLFENGCDDATISTGQLGMVSLSFTREAINASEAVESAINDVKKAIPSAKLVEATPDIVSISEISSILGHSRQYTRKLFNSDTSSLPAPIHIGNPSIWHLSEVLDWLKSLGKQENKINENLFELSHITRQINIKRQVEAY comes from the coding sequence ATGAAAGAATTTAACTTTGAATTAATATTTAAATTAGTAGATAATCAAGATTCAAATGAATATCTTGATGTACTTTTTGAAAATGGATGTGATGATGCAACTATAAGTACTGGACAATTAGGAATGGTAAGTTTATCATTTACAAGAGAAGCAATTAATGCGTCTGAAGCTGTAGAAAGTGCAATTAATGATGTAAAAAAAGCAATTCCATCTGCAAAATTAGTTGAAGCAACTCCTGATATTGTTAGTATTTCAGAAATTTCATCTATATTAGGTCATTCAAGACAATACACTAGAAAATTGTTTAACTCTGATACTTCATCTTTACCTGCACCAATTCACATAGGTAATCCATCAATTTGGCATTTATCAGAAGTTTTAGATTGGTTAAAATCTCTTGGTAAACAAGAAAATAAAATTAATGAAAATCTTTTTGAACTTTCTCATATTACAAGACAAATCAATATTAAAAGACAAGTAGAAGCTTATTAA
- the lepA gene encoding translation elongation factor 4, translated as MQKNIRNFSIIAHIDHGKSTLADRIIQECGAIADRDMSAQVMDTMDIEKERGITIKAQSVRLDYVKDGQKYVLNLIDTPGHVDFSYEVSRSLASSEGALLIVDSTQGVEAQTIANVYIAMDNDLELLPVVNKIDLPSADPIRVLEEVEEAIGLDCTQNNLISAKTGLGVKDLIDSIVDRVPCPTGDEDAPTKALIYDSWFDNYLGALALVRVYDGSIKKGQKIKLMNTKVEHQVLSLMYPHPLKRQDTTEIKTGEIGIVVLGLKTLDGIAVGDTMTDAKNPTAVAIDGFEPAKPFVFAGIYPIETDKFEDLRDALNKLKLNDSSISFEPESSAALGSGFRTGFLGMLHMEVIKERLEREFDLDLIATAPTVVYQVEKTDGEIIEIQNPSELPEPNYIKTIFEPYVKATILVPDEFLGNVIKLLNDKRGIQIKMDYLGKRVLLEYDLPMNEIVMDFYDKLKSTTKGYASFDYEPVGFRPGNLKKLDVRVAGDVVDALSIIVPDDRAVAKGREFVKALKELIPRQLFEVAIQASIGSMIIARETVKSTGKNVTAKCYGGDITRKRKLLEKQKAGKKRMKAIGKVNVPQEAFMAVLKI; from the coding sequence TTGCAAAAAAATATTAGAAACTTTAGTATTATTGCACATATTGACCATGGAAAGTCAACTCTTGCAGATAGAATAATTCAAGAGTGTGGGGCCATTGCAGATAGGGATATGTCTGCTCAAGTTATGGATACAATGGATATTGAAAAAGAGCGTGGAATTACTATTAAAGCTCAAAGTGTTAGACTTGATTATGTAAAAGATGGTCAAAAATATGTTTTAAATCTTATTGACACTCCAGGTCATGTGGATTTTTCTTACGAAGTTAGTCGTTCATTAGCTTCGTCTGAAGGTGCATTATTAATTGTTGATTCAACGCAAGGTGTTGAAGCTCAAACTATAGCAAACGTTTATATAGCTATGGATAATGATTTAGAACTATTACCTGTTGTAAATAAAATAGATTTACCTAGTGCTGATCCTATTAGAGTTTTAGAAGAAGTTGAAGAGGCTATTGGACTTGATTGTACACAAAATAATCTAATTTCTGCAAAAACTGGTCTTGGAGTGAAAGATTTAATTGATTCAATAGTTGATAGAGTTCCTTGCCCAACTGGAGATGAAGATGCTCCTACGAAAGCTTTGATTTATGATTCTTGGTTTGATAACTATCTTGGAGCTTTAGCACTTGTTAGAGTTTATGATGGAAGTATCAAAAAAGGTCAGAAAATTAAACTTATGAATACAAAAGTTGAACATCAAGTGTTGAGTTTGATGTATCCACATCCACTTAAAAGACAAGATACAACAGAGATAAAAACAGGTGAAATAGGTATTGTTGTACTTGGACTTAAAACTTTAGATGGTATTGCAGTTGGTGATACAATGACAGATGCAAAAAATCCAACTGCAGTTGCAATAGATGGGTTTGAACCTGCAAAACCTTTTGTATTTGCAGGAATTTATCCAATTGAAACTGATAAATTTGAAGATTTAAGAGATGCTTTAAATAAGTTAAAATTAAATGATTCTTCAATCTCTTTTGAACCAGAAAGTTCAGCAGCGCTAGGAAGTGGATTTAGAACTGGATTTTTGGGAATGCTTCATATGGAAGTTATTAAAGAAAGACTTGAAAGAGAGTTTGATTTAGATTTAATTGCAACTGCTCCAACAGTTGTTTACCAAGTTGAAAAAACCGATGGAGAAATTATTGAAATTCAAAATCCTAGTGAACTTCCTGAACCAAACTATATAAAAACAATTTTTGAACCTTATGTAAAAGCAACTATTTTAGTACCTGATGAATTTTTAGGAAATGTTATAAAACTTCTTAATGATAAAAGAGGAATCCAAATAAAAATGGATTATTTAGGAAAAAGAGTTTTATTAGAGTACGATTTACCTATGAATGAAATTGTAATGGATTTTTATGATAAATTAAAATCAACTACAAAAGGTTATGCTTCATTTGATTATGAACCAGTTGGATTTAGACCTGGAAATCTTAAAAAACTTGATGTTAGAGTTGCTGGTGATGTTGTTGATGCATTGTCAATTATTGTTCCTGATGATAGAGCTGTTGCAAAAGGAAGAGAGTTTGTAAAAGCCCTAAAAGAATTGATTCCTAGACAACTTTTTGAAGTAGCAATTCAAGCTAGTATTGGAAGTATGATTATAGCTAGAGAAACAGTAAAATCAACAGGTAAAAATGTAACTGCAAAATGTTATGGTGGGGATATTACAAGAAAAAGAAAACTACTAGAAAAACAAAAAGCAGGTAAGAAAAGAATGAAAGCAATTGGAAAGGTGAATGTACCTCAAGAAGCATTTATGGCAGTTTTAAAAATATAA
- a CDS encoding type I restriction endonuclease subunit R, with the protein MSKFTEEKLELAFIELLGNQGITYQFGKEIIRNESEVLLEDDLKEYLKDRYKNENITDSEITQIIRKLHSYPASDLYDSNKSIMKLISDGFILKREKADDKDIYIEFINYEDVNSNNFKIVNQLEIMGYEKRIPDGILYINGIPLVVFEFKSAIREEATIHDAFVQLTVRYRRDIPELFKYNAFCVISDGVNNKSGSFFSPYEFFYAWRKITGDEIDVDGIASMHSMIQGMFDKERLVDVIHNFIYMPDKSKKEEKIVCRYPQYYATRKLYENIKVHQKPQGDGKGGTYFGATGCGKSFTMLYLTRMLMKSIYFSSPTIILITDRTDLDVQLSSQFSNAKGFIGDDGIVSVESRADLRARLQGRESGGVFLTTIHKFTEDLEILSHRTNIIVISDEAHRSQINLDQKVKVTDKGVKKTYGFAKYLHDSLPNATYVGFTGTPIDATLDVFGDVIDSYTMTESVRDEITVRIVYEGRAAKVLLDNSKLHEIEKYYDECATLGANEHQIEDSKNAMANMSQILGDPDRIKAIAKDFIEHYEKRVEEGATLKGKAIFVSSSRPIAYALFKELVALRPSWNESRVCDEGVELSDKDKKEILPLEKLKMIMTRNKDDEKELYDLLGTKEYRKTLDTQFKNEKSNFKIAIVVDMWLTGFDVPFLDTIYIDKPIQEHNLIQTISRVNRKYAGKEKGLVVDYIGIKTAMNKALKQFSRIDSQNFEDIEASIVVVKDQLDLLSKLFYKFDTSKYFNGSAIEQLECLNLASEFVQLTKELENRFMYIVKRLKSAYDICCGSEVFTQKEKDYIHFYLAVRSIVIKLTKGEAPDTAQMNAKVAQMIEEALKSEGVEEIFKLGSEDESKIDIFDEDYINKINKIKLPNTKIKLLQQLLAKALEEFKKVNKVKAVDFSKKFNALVEKYNERKEEDVLVSEVLNDFTDEIIDLYHALQKEKESFGDLGIDFEEKAFYDILKTIAIKYDFSYPEDKLLSLAKEVKLVVDDKSKYTDWNIREDIKAELKVDLIMLLAKHGYPPITKDEVFKEIFEQAENFKRFRN; encoded by the coding sequence ATGAGTAAATTCACAGAAGAAAAATTAGAATTAGCATTTATAGAGTTACTTGGAAATCAAGGTATCACTTATCAATTTGGAAAAGAAATTATAAGAAATGAAAGTGAAGTATTACTAGAAGATGATTTAAAAGAGTATCTAAAAGATAGATATAAAAATGAAAATATCACTGATAGTGAAATTACTCAAATAATACGAAAACTTCACTCTTATCCAGCAAGTGACCTTTACGATTCAAACAAATCTATAATGAAACTAATCTCTGATGGATTTATTCTAAAAAGAGAAAAAGCAGATGATAAAGATATTTATATAGAGTTTATAAATTATGAAGATGTAAACTCAAACAACTTTAAAATAGTAAATCAACTTGAAATTATGGGCTATGAAAAAAGAATACCTGATGGAATACTGTATATAAACGGTATTCCATTGGTTGTGTTTGAGTTCAAAAGTGCCATAAGAGAAGAAGCAACAATCCATGATGCTTTTGTGCAACTTACCGTTAGATATAGAAGAGATATTCCAGAACTTTTTAAATATAACGCATTTTGTGTCATAAGTGATGGAGTAAATAATAAATCAGGTTCATTTTTTTCTCCTTATGAGTTTTTTTATGCTTGGAGAAAAATCACTGGAGATGAAATAGATGTAGATGGAATAGCATCTATGCACTCTATGATTCAAGGTATGTTTGATAAAGAGCGACTTGTTGATGTGATTCATAATTTTATCTATATGCCAGATAAATCAAAAAAAGAAGAAAAGATAGTTTGTCGTTATCCTCAATATTACGCAACTAGAAAACTATATGAAAATATAAAAGTTCATCAAAAGCCACAAGGCGATGGAAAAGGTGGTACATACTTTGGTGCAACTGGTTGTGGAAAAAGTTTTACTATGCTTTATTTAACAAGAATGCTTATGAAAAGTATTTATTTCTCAAGTCCAACAATTATTTTAATAACTGATAGAACAGATTTAGATGTACAGCTAAGTAGTCAGTTTTCAAATGCAAAAGGTTTTATTGGTGATGATGGAATTGTAAGTGTTGAAAGTAGGGCAGATTTAAGAGCTAGACTTCAAGGTCGTGAAAGTGGTGGAGTATTTTTAACAACTATTCATAAGTTCACAGAAGATTTAGAAATACTAAGCCATAGAACAAATATCATAGTGATTTCAGATGAAGCCCATAGAAGCCAAATCAACTTAGACCAAAAGGTAAAGGTAACTGATAAAGGGGTTAAAAAGACTTACGGTTTTGCAAAATACTTGCATGATTCACTTCCAAATGCTACTTATGTTGGATTTACTGGAACTCCTATTGATGCAACACTTGATGTGTTTGGAGATGTTATTGATAGCTATACAATGACTGAATCAGTTAGAGATGAAATAACAGTAAGAATTGTATATGAAGGAAGAGCTGCTAAAGTTTTACTTGATAACTCAAAACTTCATGAGATAGAAAAATATTATGATGAATGTGCAACACTTGGAGCAAATGAACACCAAATAGAAGATAGTAAAAATGCTATGGCAAATATGAGCCAAATTCTAGGAGATCCAGATAGAATAAAAGCAATAGCAAAAGATTTTATAGAACACTATGAAAAAAGAGTAGAAGAGGGTGCAACACTAAAAGGAAAAGCTATTTTTGTATCTAGTTCAAGACCTATTGCCTATGCACTTTTCAAAGAATTAGTAGCATTAAGACCATCTTGGAATGAATCAAGAGTTTGTGATGAGGGTGTGGAACTTAGTGATAAAGATAAAAAAGAGATACTTCCACTTGAAAAACTAAAAATGATTATGACTCGAAATAAAGATGATGAAAAAGAGTTGTATGATTTATTAGGAACTAAAGAGTATAGAAAAACTTTAGATACACAGTTTAAAAATGAAAAATCAAACTTTAAAATAGCTATTGTTGTTGATATGTGGCTTACTGGGTTTGATGTACCATTTTTGGACACAATATATATAGATAAACCTATACAAGAACATAATCTAATCCAAACTATTTCAAGAGTAAATAGAAAATATGCAGGAAAAGAAAAAGGATTAGTAGTTGATTATATAGGTATAAAAACTGCAATGAATAAAGCTTTGAAACAATTTTCAAGAATTGACTCCCAAAACTTTGAAGATATAGAAGCTTCAATAGTTGTAGTAAAGGATCAATTAGATTTATTATCAAAACTATTTTATAAATTTGATACTAGTAAATATTTTAATGGAAGTGCAATAGAACAATTAGAGTGTTTAAATCTTGCTAGTGAATTTGTACAACTTACAAAAGAGCTTGAAAATAGATTTATGTACATAGTAAAAAGACTAAAATCAGCTTATGACATTTGTTGTGGTAGTGAAGTATTTACACAAAAGGAAAAAGATTATATTCACTTCTATTTAGCTGTTCGTTCAATCGTAATAAAGCTTACAAAGGGCGAAGCTCCTGATACTGCACAAATGAATGCAAAAGTTGCTCAAATGATAGAAGAAGCACTAAAAAGTGAAGGCGTAGAAGAAATCTTCAAACTGGGCAGTGAAGATGAAAGCAAGATAGATATTTTTGATGAAGATTATATAAATAAGATAAATAAAATAAAACTACCAAATACAAAAATAAAACTACTTCAACAACTACTAGCAAAAGCCCTTGAAGAGTTTAAAAAAGTAAATAAAGTAAAAGCAGTTGATTTTTCTAAAAAGTTTAATGCTCTTGTTGAAAAATATAATGAAAGAAAAGAAGAAGATGTACTTGTTAGTGAGGTCTTAAATGACTTTACTGATGAGATAATTGACCTTTATCACGCACTACAAAAAGAAAAAGAATCATTTGGTGATTTAGGAATAGACTTTGAAGAAAAAGCTTTTTACGATATTTTAAAAACAATAGCTATTAAATATGATTTTTCATATCCTGAAGATAAACTTCTATCACTTGCAAAAGAGGTAAAATTAGTGGTTGATGATAAATCAAAATATACAGATTGGAATATAAGAGAAGATATAAAAGCCGAATTAAAAGTAGATTTGATAATGCTTTTAGCCAAACATGGTTATCCACCAATCACAAAAGATGAAGTGTTTAAAGAGATTTTTGAACAAGCAGAGAATTTTAAGAGGTTTAGAAATTAA
- a CDS encoding OmpA family protein produces MKKILLTSLLCASSIFAASDPSKTYSYEVTPFASGILTDSKAGLENDNYFNAGISLAKNLDDSFINQLEIAYMRSQSVGYEKTTGNTNINRTFLNAVKRFELTDRLAAYGLAGIGYQDVTQELDKHQDSAVFNYGIGLRYDIPYYGIALKGDVRHLIAVKENQNDVMYTLGLGMPLGKKYKEDQITAKIPEVVEEPPKKIFEEEKSLPIVSNDDDDNDGVINRLDKCPNTSPGVKVNKDGCVDTIDLSINFDNNSAEIKSMYQNKLEKFANMMKDNKTMSAVIEAHTDSKGSDAYNQTLSDRRAISVVNALKSYGIESSRLRAIGYGETQPIATNDTEEGKAKNRRVTALINQ; encoded by the coding sequence ATGAAAAAAATCTTATTAACATCGCTATTATGTGCATCATCAATTTTTGCAGCAAGTGATCCTAGTAAAACTTATAGTTATGAAGTTACACCTTTTGCATCTGGAATATTAACAGATAGTAAAGCTGGATTAGAAAATGATAACTATTTTAATGCGGGTATATCTTTAGCCAAAAATCTAGACGACTCATTTATTAACCAACTTGAAATAGCTTACATGAGAAGTCAAAGTGTTGGATATGAAAAAACTACTGGAAACACAAATATCAACAGAACTTTCTTAAATGCAGTTAAAAGATTTGAATTAACTGATAGGTTAGCTGCTTATGGTTTAGCTGGTATTGGTTACCAAGATGTAACACAAGAATTGGATAAACATCAGGATTCTGCTGTTTTTAATTATGGAATTGGATTAAGATACGATATTCCTTATTATGGAATAGCACTAAAAGGTGATGTTAGACATCTTATAGCTGTAAAAGAGAATCAAAATGATGTAATGTATACATTAGGATTAGGAATGCCTTTAGGTAAAAAATATAAAGAGGATCAGATCACAGCAAAAATTCCTGAAGTAGTGGAAGAGCCTCCAAAAAAAATTTTTGAAGAAGAAAAATCTTTACCTATAGTAAGCAATGATGATGACGATAATGATGGAGTTATAAATAGACTTGACAAATGTCCAAATACATCACCTGGTGTTAAAGTAAATAAAGATGGTTGTGTAGATACTATAGATTTAAGTATTAATTTTGATAATAATTCAGCAGAAATAAAAAGTATGTATCAAAATAAATTAGAAAAATTTGCAAATATGATGAAAGACAATAAAACAATGTCTGCAGTTATAGAAGCTCACACTGATTCAAAAGGTAGTGATGCTTATAATCAAACTCTATCTGATAGAAGAGCAATATCTGTTGTAAATGCACTTAAATCTTACGGAATAGAATCTTCAAGATTAAGAGCGATTGGTTATGGAGAGACTCAACCAATTGCCACTAATGACACAGAAGAAGGAAAAGCAAAGAATAGAAGAGTTACCGCTTTAATAAATCAATAA
- a CDS encoding ComF family protein, which produces MLCLTCKNLSFEIICIDCQDNLLIPSFHKREIEDGFFNYSFYTLSELEDLISSKYYFHGDRVFNLLAKLSFAKFAQNFTFSSQVFAIPIDDHTRHDFSHTAILAKHLKSQFITPKYNCLKATNIVKYAGKDLEFRQKNPRGFKVTNISNQMTILCDDLITTGATIKQAKKALEKKNNQVLFSLTLCST; this is translated from the coding sequence ATGTTATGCCTAACCTGTAAAAACCTATCATTTGAAATTATTTGCATAGATTGCCAAGATAATCTATTAATTCCCTCTTTTCACAAAAGAGAAATAGAAGATGGATTTTTTAATTACTCTTTTTATACTCTTTCAGAACTTGAAGATTTAATCTCTTCTAAATACTATTTCCATGGAGATAGGGTTTTTAATCTTTTAGCAAAACTCTCTTTTGCTAAATTTGCACAAAATTTTACTTTTTCATCACAAGTTTTTGCAATTCCAATTGATGATCACACAAGACATGATTTTTCACATACTGCAATTTTGGCAAAACATCTAAAATCACAATTTATAACTCCAAAATACAACTGTTTAAAAGCTACAAATATAGTTAAATACGCAGGAAAAGATTTAGAATTTAGGCAAAAAAATCCTCGTGGATTTAAAGTAACAAATATATCTAATCAAATGACAATTTTATGTGATGATTTAATCACAACAGGTGCTACAATTAAACAAGCAAAAAAAGCTCTTGAAAAGAAAAATAACCAAGTTTTATTCTCTTTAACCCTATGTAGTACATAG
- a CDS encoding tyrosine-type recombinase/integrase, with protein MEKKYILVEIPNRNCKGIAYYTDLNLEKITNAKDIKDKSFKFRLKLRVDGQLVKKIYTIVNDVNFDTFLKALDYVISEKEIIRNSVMEFGTLRNKNKIEKAHKNTVVIERFIDKAEEWIEEKHNPEIPSTTFNRKASLIIRATELHNKSVKEITTADINDMISRLKKEFAPNTLRGTISNIKMFLNDCENELVRWDKIKLPSLESVSFKQYGLKDDDCKKIVNVMMEYSLIEIDGQKYYTNKEMRNVFAFLLTGRRIGEVLKLEFKHFRENDYDIPKEISKIKKTLTFSLDDDLKRAVREQKEISKNNKLFNVTIITVRRHFHGMLKALGYPEIRIHDMRHLIASILIQNETAIEDISVMLGHQSTKYTESVYASKDQKQALRATNKFKDMMTSSKEDKRLEKLRILMPDKTDEQLKVLLEVLER; from the coding sequence ATGGAAAAGAAATATATTCTTGTTGAAATACCAAATAGAAATTGTAAAGGTATCGCATATTACACAGACCTAAATCTTGAAAAGATTACAAATGCAAAAGATATAAAAGATAAATCTTTTAAATTTAGATTGAAATTAAGAGTTGATGGACAATTAGTAAAAAAAATTTATACTATTGTTAATGATGTAAACTTTGATACATTTTTAAAAGCTCTGGATTATGTAATTTCTGAAAAAGAGATAATTAGAAATAGTGTAATGGAGTTTGGTACATTAAGAAATAAAAATAAAATTGAAAAAGCACATAAAAATACTGTTGTTATAGAAAGATTTATAGATAAAGCCGAAGAATGGATTGAAGAAAAACATAATCCTGAGATACCATCAACTACATTCAATAGGAAAGCTTCTTTAATAATTAGAGCAACTGAACTGCATAATAAATCTGTAAAAGAAATTACTACAGCAGACATTAACGATATGATTAGTAGATTAAAAAAAGAGTTTGCTCCAAACACATTAAGAGGAACAATAAGCAATATCAAGATGTTTTTAAACGATTGTGAGAATGAATTGGTTAGATGGGATAAAATTAAATTACCTAGCCTTGAATCAGTTAGTTTTAAACAATATGGATTAAAAGATGATGACTGTAAAAAGATTGTTAATGTTATGATGGAATATAGTCTTATTGAAATTGATGGGCAAAAATACTATACAAATAAAGAGATGAGAAATGTATTTGCTTTTTTATTAACAGGAAGAAGAATTGGAGAAGTTTTAAAACTAGAATTTAAACATTTTAGAGAAAATGATTATGACATTCCAAAAGAGATTAGCAAAATTAAAAAAACACTAACTTTTTCATTAGATGATGACTTAAAAAGAGCAGTAAGAGAACAAAAAGAAATTAGTAAGAATAATAAACTATTTAATGTGACCATAATTACCGTTAGAAGACATTTTCATGGCATGTTGAAGGCATTGGGTTATCCTGAGATTAGAATCCATGATATGAGGCATTTAATAGCTTCTATTTTAATCCAAAATGAAACAGCTATTGAAGATATAAGTGTTATGTTAGGACATCAATCTACAAAATATACAGAATCAGTATATGCAAGTAAAGACCAAAAACAAGCATTGAGAGCAACTAATAAATTTAAAGATATGATGACATCTTCTAAAGAAGACAAAAGATTAGAAAAGTTGAGAATTTTAATGCCTGATAAAACAGATGAACAATTAAAAGTTTTATTAGAAGTCTTAGAAAGATAA
- a CDS encoding SIR2 family protein: protein MEKKLCFEKHKSLLKKIQNGDVSLMTGAGFSIGATIKNEDMLSTNALIDKILNEILELDEENSERIKKRKNLKQICQLAIDKITENEFNNKLTRWFSNCTPTTFHKDYTTVNWKEIFTLNIDDVLENTYKDCDIELQIYNTKKQPQKIVADNITPYYKLHGDVRNKSEGFVFSDKQYLTKLIDPKDSYNFLKLGEALYMDTICIIGTKLDEIDLDIYVERFGKGMGSELPIEKIYYISRTIYPEDELELSKRNIVCIEETAESFIKKVLEFISLNEKKENKFKIVKKVPIEKTLENIGFKLENNLKKRYTNEQIATHKPINFYTGFEAKWIDIISQADVILTNTEDLKKEINTNSNFNLYLLLGKSGNGKTTSLKRLIYDYSINNDYYVLVHDENVQLYDNNAEKLAEFINKNDKKVIIFFDNGSWAFNFTSRLYDYLLEEKSVSVVISSRIPEYYREMRNLLNIPQVIYNFDQLISKNDAGKIVLKLEEKGYLGKLIDFKTLDERVNYFLKNSKNSKFDLFSSLIKSTSGRGFYNSINLKVIEKMQDKENALFLIVLSIFDSFGSYHLPLNLYLNIFKNKITNLHKTITECSDLLNHNNIHDYKNLNINIRPRGSFVTKSILNYVKKHFEQKEIFNITKEILVYISLNYDVNFNKGKNLYTEVTHTLLVSKLYYKYFEIKDKKLSDNFYYSLSSYFNANSDFWLQYARMEMKLKDFDSAKIHLEQASTLNPSSYKIQHTIGQWHMFYAIRISDYNLAKEEFEKGEKIMIAQLPINDAYPVHSYIDGFMQLHKRFNFDLDSKKIKYLYSIIMDSLKRFNNHALLLIIWKKFYKFLERNKKLYMIKTSLEDKKILDSIDITKDAEEQYLI, encoded by the coding sequence ATGGAAAAAAAGTTATGTTTTGAAAAACACAAATCTTTATTAAAAAAAATACAAAATGGTGATGTTAGTTTAATGACAGGAGCTGGCTTTTCAATAGGTGCAACTATAAAAAATGAAGATATGTTATCTACTAATGCTTTAATAGATAAAATTTTAAATGAAATATTAGAACTTGATGAAGAAAATTCTGAAAGAATTAAAAAAAGAAAAAATTTAAAGCAAATTTGTCAATTAGCGATAGATAAAATTACTGAAAATGAATTTAATAACAAACTTACAAGATGGTTTAGTAATTGTACTCCGACAACTTTTCATAAAGATTATACAACTGTAAATTGGAAAGAAATATTTACTTTAAATATAGATGATGTTTTAGAAAATACTTATAAAGATTGTGATATCGAACTTCAAATTTACAATACTAAAAAACAACCGCAAAAAATTGTTGCAGATAATATAACTCCTTATTATAAATTACATGGAGATGTAAGAAATAAATCAGAAGGCTTTGTATTTTCAGATAAACAATATTTGACAAAATTAATTGATCCAAAAGACTCATATAATTTTTTAAAATTAGGTGAAGCACTTTATATGGATACGATATGTATTATAGGCACAAAATTGGATGAAATAGATTTGGATATATATGTTGAAAGATTTGGTAAAGGAATGGGGTCTGAATTACCAATAGAAAAAATTTATTATATAAGTAGAACTATTTATCCTGAAGATGAACTAGAATTAAGTAAAAGAAATATTGTATGTATAGAAGAAACTGCAGAAAGTTTTATAAAAAAAGTTTTAGAATTTATCTCTCTTAATGAAAAAAAAGAAAATAAATTTAAAATAGTAAAGAAAGTACCAATAGAAAAAACATTAGAAAATATTGGATTTAAATTAGAAAATAATTTAAAAAAACGTTATACAAATGAACAAATAGCAACTCATAAACCAATAAATTTTTATACAGGCTTTGAAGCAAAATGGATTGATATAATCTCTCAAGCAGATGTTATTTTAACAAATACTGAGGATTTAAAAAAAGAAATAAATACTAACAGTAATTTTAATTTATATTTACTTTTAGGAAAATCTGGTAATGGAAAAACTACGTCTTTAAAACGACTAATTTATGACTATTCAATAAATAATGATTATTATGTTTTAGTTCATGATGAGAATGTTCAATTATATGATAATAATGCAGAAAAATTAGCAGAATTTATAAATAAAAATGACAAAAAAGTTATCATTTTTTTTGATAATGGTAGTTGGGCATTTAATTTTACATCTAGATTGTATGATTATTTACTTGAAGAAAAAAGTGTATCAGTAGTAATAAGCTCAAGAATACCTGAATATTATAGGGAAATGAGAAATTTACTTAATATTCCCCAAGTAATATATAATTTTGATCAACTAATATCTAAAAATGATGCTGGAAAAATTGTTTTAAAATTGGAGGAAAAAGGATATTTGGGAAAATTAATTGATTTTAAAACTTTAGATGAAAGAGTTAATTATTTCTTAAAGAATTCTAAAAATAGTAAATTTGATTTATTCTCATCTCTTATTAAATCTACTTCTGGTAGAGGTTTTTATAATAGTATTAATCTTAAAGTAATAGAAAAAATGCAAGATAAAGAAAATGCACTATTTTTAATAGTTCTTTCTATTTTTGATAGTTTTGGTTCATACCATCTTCCATTAAATTTATATCTAAATATTTTTAAAAATAAAATTACTAATTTACATAAGACAATTACTGAATGTTCAGATTTGTTAAATCATAATAATATTCATGATTATAAGAATTTAAATATCAATATTAGACCTAGAGGTTCATTTGTAACAAAGAGTATATTAAATTATGTAAAAAAACATTTTGAACAAAAGGAGATATTTAATATTACGAAAGAAATATTAGTTTATATATCTTTAAATTATGATGTAAATTTTAACAAAGGAAAAAATCTCTATACGGAAGTAACTCATACATTATTAGTATCGAAATTGTATTATAAATATTTTGAAATAAAAGATAAAAAATTAAGTGATAATTTTTATTATTCATTAAGTAGTTATTTTAATGCTAATTCTGATTTTTGGCTTCAATATGCGAGAATGGAAATGAAGTTAAAAGATTTTGATTCGGCAAAGATACATCTTGAACAGGCATCTACATTAAATCCATCTTCTTATAAAATACAACATACTATTGGTCAATGGCATATGTTTTATGCTATAAGGATTTCTGATTATAATCTTGCAAAAGAAGAATTTGAAAAAGGTGAAAAAATAATGATAGCTCAATTACCTATTAATGATGCATATCCTGTTCATTCATATATTGATGGATTTATGCAGTTACACAAAAGATTTAATTTTGATTTAGATAGTAAAAAAATAAAATATCTATATTCTATAATTATGGATTCTTTAAAAAGATTTAATAATCATGCATTACTTTTAATTATATGGAAAAAGTTTTATAAATTTTTAGAGAGAAATAAAAAACTATACATGATTAAAACATCACTTGAAGATAAAAAGATACTTGATTCTATAGATATTACAAAAGATGCCGAAGAGCAATATTTAATTTGA